The following are encoded together in the Mycolicibacterium arabiense genome:
- a CDS encoding secondary thiamine-phosphate synthase enzyme YjbQ: MHTDVLDVDTTRQRTVDLTDEVRSFCAGRGDGLCNVFVPHATAGVAILETGAGSDSDLVDTLERLLPRDDRYRHAHGSPGHGADHVLPAIVAPSVTVPVQDGKPLLGTWQSVVLVDLNRDNPRRSVRLSFVEG, encoded by the coding sequence GTGCATACCGACGTGCTCGACGTAGACACCACCAGGCAGCGGACCGTGGATCTGACCGACGAGGTCCGGTCGTTCTGCGCGGGCCGCGGAGACGGCCTGTGCAACGTGTTCGTGCCGCACGCGACTGCAGGCGTGGCCATCCTCGAGACCGGAGCCGGGTCGGACTCCGACCTCGTCGACACCCTCGAGCGCCTGCTGCCGCGCGACGACCGCTACCGCCACGCGCACGGTTCACCAGGCCACGGCGCGGACCACGTACTGCCTGCCATCGTGGCGCCATCGGTCACGGTGCCCGTGCAGGACGGCAAGCCGCTGCTGGGCACCTGGCAGAGCGTCGTGCTCGTCGACCTGAACCGCGACAATCCCCGTCGGTCGGTCCGCCTGAGCTTCGTCGAGGGTTGA
- a CDS encoding replication-associated recombination protein A, whose amino-acid sequence MSDGLFDDPVPERSSGITAASPLAVRMRPAHLDEVVGQDHLLRQGSPLRRLVEGSGAASVILYGPPGTGKTTLASLISGATGRRFEALSALTAGVKEVRAVVEQARVALLRGQQTVLFIDEVHRFSKTQQDALLAAVENRIVLLVAATTENPSFAVVAPLLSRSLILQLQPLGADAIRVLVERAITDPRGLAGAIEVDADAVDLLVSLAAGDARRALTALEVAAEAGDHLTVETIEQSLDKAAVRYDRDGDQHYDVISAFIKSVRGSDVDAALHYLARMMTAGEDPRFIARRLMILASEDIGMADPTALPTAVAAAQTVQLIGMPEAQLTLAHATVHLATAPKSNAVTTALAAAMGDIKAGKAGLVPPHLRDGHYSGAAALGNAQGYAYPHDDPGGVVPQQYPPAELVGVDYYRPTSHGVEREISGRLEKLRAIIRRKRGDQ is encoded by the coding sequence GTGTCCGACGGACTGTTCGACGACCCGGTCCCTGAACGCAGCTCGGGTATCACCGCGGCGTCGCCGCTCGCGGTGCGCATGCGGCCGGCGCACCTCGACGAAGTGGTGGGCCAGGACCACCTGCTTCGGCAGGGCTCTCCGCTGCGGCGTCTCGTCGAGGGGTCGGGTGCCGCGTCGGTCATCCTCTACGGTCCGCCCGGCACCGGGAAGACCACGCTGGCGTCCCTGATCTCGGGTGCCACGGGACGGCGGTTCGAGGCACTGTCCGCGCTGACCGCGGGCGTCAAGGAGGTCCGGGCGGTCGTCGAGCAGGCCAGGGTGGCGTTGCTGCGTGGCCAGCAGACCGTGCTGTTCATCGACGAGGTGCACCGCTTCTCGAAGACCCAGCAGGACGCCCTGCTCGCAGCCGTCGAGAACCGCATCGTGCTGCTCGTCGCCGCCACCACCGAGAACCCCTCGTTCGCCGTCGTGGCGCCGCTGCTGTCGCGATCGCTGATCCTGCAGCTCCAACCGCTCGGCGCCGACGCCATCCGCGTTCTGGTGGAACGGGCGATCACCGATCCACGCGGCCTGGCAGGCGCCATCGAGGTCGACGCCGACGCGGTGGACCTGCTGGTGTCGCTGGCCGCAGGCGATGCCCGGCGCGCGCTGACCGCCCTGGAGGTGGCCGCCGAGGCGGGCGACCACCTGACGGTCGAGACCATCGAGCAGTCACTCGACAAGGCCGCCGTGCGCTACGACCGCGACGGCGACCAGCACTACGACGTCATCAGCGCCTTCATCAAGTCGGTGCGCGGCTCCGACGTCGACGCCGCGCTGCACTACCTCGCCAGGATGATGACCGCGGGGGAGGACCCGCGGTTCATCGCGCGCCGACTGATGATCCTGGCCAGTGAGGACATCGGGATGGCCGATCCGACGGCACTGCCCACCGCGGTGGCCGCGGCACAGACCGTGCAATTGATCGGCATGCCGGAGGCACAGCTGACGCTGGCCCACGCCACCGTTCACCTGGCCACCGCGCCGAAGTCGAACGCCGTCACCACCGCGTTGGCCGCGGCGATGGGTGACATCAAGGCGGGCAAGGCCGGACTGGTTCCGCCGCATCTGCGTGACGGGCACTACTCGGGTGCCGCGGCGCTGGGCAATGCGCAGGGCTACGCCTACCCGCACGACGACCCGGGCGGCGTGGTGCCGCAGCAGTACCCGCCCGCGGAACTCGTCGGGGTCGACTACTACCGGCCGACCTCGCACGGGGTCGAACGCGAGATCAGCGGCCGGCTCGAGAAGCTCAGGGCGATCATCCGCAGGAAGCGAGGCGACCAGTGA
- a CDS encoding transglutaminase family protein — protein sequence MTPREPGSQGGRLYEITHRTTYRYSDDVTSSYGRGFLTPRDSGTQRCLSHELVVDPEAADRSTSRDGYGNVSSYFHVTDRHRTLSVTSHSVVAVDPPPAESYGAGSALAPWEIARPVGADGALATEFTLDLRPPEITEALRAYAAPTFEAGRPLIDVLTELNARIHADFTYRSGSTTVSTQVAEVLVAREGVCQDFARLAIACLRANGLAASYVSGYLATDPPPGRERMVGVDATHAWAAVWTPQNHWLGLDPTNDTMVDERYVVVGFGRDYADVPPLRGIIYTDSESSVIDVSVDVAPLQGGLLRA from the coding sequence ATGACCCCCCGCGAACCGGGTTCGCAGGGCGGGAGGCTCTACGAGATCACCCACCGGACCACCTACCGCTACTCCGACGACGTGACGAGTTCCTACGGCCGGGGCTTCCTCACGCCGAGGGATTCCGGCACGCAGCGCTGCCTCTCGCACGAGTTGGTCGTCGACCCCGAGGCCGCCGACCGTTCGACGAGCCGCGACGGCTACGGCAACGTCAGCTCGTACTTCCACGTCACCGACCGGCACCGGACGCTGTCGGTGACCAGTCACTCCGTCGTGGCGGTCGACCCGCCACCGGCGGAGTCCTACGGGGCAGGCTCGGCGCTGGCGCCGTGGGAGATCGCCAGGCCCGTCGGGGCGGACGGCGCGCTGGCCACCGAGTTCACCCTCGATCTGCGGCCACCGGAGATCACCGAGGCACTACGTGCCTACGCGGCACCGACTTTCGAGGCTGGGCGGCCACTGATCGACGTGCTGACCGAATTGAATGCCCGGATCCACGCCGACTTCACCTACCGGTCCGGATCCACCACGGTGTCGACCCAGGTGGCGGAGGTTTTGGTGGCCAGGGAAGGGGTATGTCAGGACTTCGCTCGGCTGGCGATCGCCTGCCTGAGAGCCAACGGTCTCGCCGCCAGCTACGTGTCTGGATACCTGGCAACCGATCCGCCTCCTGGAAGGGAACGCATGGTGGGTGTCGATGCGACACACGCATGGGCCGCGGTGTGGACGCCGCAAAATCATTGGTTGGGGCTGGATCCCACCAACGACACGATGGTCGACGAGCGGTACGTGGTCGTGGGCTTCGGTCGGGACTACGCCGACGTGCCACCGCTGCGCGGCATCATCTACACCGACTCCGAGAGCAGCGTGATCGACGTCTCGGTCGACGTGGCGCCGCTGCAGGGCGGCCTGCTCCGTGCGTGA
- a CDS encoding DUF4333 domain-containing protein — protein MSSTRGARVGVSLFLGAAALTLSACGESTIEPGPTQQFVADLVAKQTQFTPEDVTCPDGIEAQVGVEFECAFTGPEGTGYLAHLKVVEVNGKEATFDLQELEPTE, from the coding sequence ATGAGTTCCACCCGTGGCGCCCGCGTCGGCGTCAGCCTGTTCCTCGGCGCGGCCGCGCTGACCCTCTCGGCATGCGGTGAGTCGACGATCGAGCCCGGGCCCACGCAGCAGTTCGTGGCGGACCTCGTCGCCAAGCAGACGCAGTTCACGCCCGAGGACGTGACGTGTCCCGATGGCATCGAGGCGCAGGTCGGTGTCGAATTCGAATGCGCCTTCACCGGTCCCGAGGGCACGGGGTACCTCGCGCACCTGAAGGTCGTCGAGGTGAACGGCAAGGAGGCGACCTTCGATCTCCAGGAACTCGAGCCCACGGAGTAG
- the alaS gene encoding alanine--tRNA ligase, translating to METHEIRKRFLDHFVKAGHAEVPSASVILDDPNLLFVNAGMVQFVPFFLGARTAPWNRAVSVQKCIRTPDIDEVGITTRHNTFFQMAGNFSFGDYFKKGAIEFAWTLLTNPQDQGGYGFDPEKLWATVYLDDDEAIELWQEVAGLPLERIQRRGKADNYWSMGIPGPCGPSSEIYVDRGPEYGVEGGPEANEDRYIEIWNLVFMQNERGEGTSKEDFEILGPLPRKNIDTGMGVERVACLLQGVDNVYETDLVRPVIDLVASIAPRGYGAGNHDDDVRYRVIADHSRTAAIIIGDGVSPGNDGRGYVLRRLLRRTIRSAKLLGIDTPIVGNLMATVRDSMGPSYPELVADFDRIQRIAVAEETAFNRTLASGSKLFDDAARTTKSSGATVLSGTDAFTLHDTYGFPIELTLEMAAEHGLSVDEEGFRGLMAEQRQRAKADAAARKHAHADLSAYRELVDAGPTEFTGFDELTSDATILGIFVDGRRVPVVAHGAAGPDGAAFERVELVLDRTPLYAESGGQIADVGTISGIGSSGTAKAAVTDVQKIAKTLWVHRVNVESGEFVEGDTVSAAVDPKWRHGATQGHSGTHMVHAALRQVLGPNAVQAGSLNRPGYLRFDFNWQGSLSDEQRSQIEEVTNEAVEADFAVNTFNTELDKAKAMGAMALFGENYPDEVRVVEIGGPFSIELCGGTHVHNSAQIGPVTILGEASVGSGVRRVEAYVGLDSFRHLAKERALMAGLASSLKVPSEEVPARVANLVERLKVAEKELDRMRLAGARAAAANAAAGAELVGRVRVVAQRMAGGISAADLRSLVGEIKGKLGAEPAVVALIAEGDDDAVPFVVAVNAGAQDLGLSANDLVKVLGAPVNGRGGGKADLAQGSGRGASGIDAALAALRAEVGRS from the coding sequence GTGGAGACACACGAGATCAGGAAGCGCTTCCTCGATCACTTCGTGAAGGCGGGACACGCCGAGGTGCCCAGCGCATCGGTCATCCTCGACGATCCGAACCTGTTGTTCGTCAACGCAGGCATGGTGCAGTTCGTCCCGTTCTTCCTCGGGGCACGCACCGCGCCCTGGAACCGCGCGGTCAGCGTGCAGAAGTGCATCCGCACCCCGGACATCGACGAGGTCGGCATCACGACCCGGCACAACACCTTCTTCCAGATGGCCGGCAACTTCTCGTTCGGCGATTACTTCAAGAAGGGCGCCATCGAGTTCGCCTGGACCCTGTTGACCAACCCGCAGGATCAGGGCGGTTACGGCTTCGATCCCGAAAAGCTCTGGGCGACGGTCTATCTCGACGACGATGAGGCCATCGAACTGTGGCAGGAGGTCGCCGGGCTGCCGCTCGAGCGGATCCAGCGCCGCGGCAAGGCCGACAACTACTGGTCGATGGGCATCCCCGGGCCGTGCGGCCCCTCGTCGGAGATCTACGTCGACCGCGGTCCGGAGTACGGCGTCGAGGGTGGCCCGGAAGCCAACGAGGACCGCTACATCGAGATCTGGAATCTCGTGTTCATGCAGAACGAGCGCGGCGAAGGCACCTCCAAGGAGGACTTCGAGATCCTCGGCCCGCTGCCGCGCAAGAACATCGACACCGGCATGGGCGTCGAACGCGTCGCGTGCCTGCTGCAGGGCGTCGACAACGTCTACGAGACCGACCTCGTCCGCCCCGTCATCGACCTCGTCGCGAGCATCGCGCCCCGCGGATACGGCGCAGGAAACCACGACGACGACGTGCGCTACCGCGTGATCGCCGACCACAGCCGCACGGCGGCCATCATCATCGGCGACGGCGTCAGCCCCGGCAACGACGGCCGCGGCTACGTACTGCGCCGCCTGCTGCGCCGCACCATCCGCTCGGCCAAGCTGCTGGGGATCGACACGCCGATCGTCGGCAACCTGATGGCGACCGTCCGCGACTCGATGGGCCCGTCCTACCCCGAACTGGTCGCCGACTTCGACCGCATCCAGCGCATCGCGGTTGCCGAGGAGACGGCGTTCAACCGGACGCTGGCCTCGGGATCCAAGCTGTTCGACGACGCGGCCCGCACCACCAAGTCCTCGGGCGCCACCGTGCTCTCGGGCACCGACGCGTTCACCCTGCACGACACCTACGGCTTCCCGATCGAGCTGACGCTGGAGATGGCGGCCGAACACGGCCTCAGTGTCGACGAGGAGGGCTTCCGCGGCCTGATGGCCGAGCAGCGTCAGCGCGCCAAGGCCGACGCCGCCGCGCGCAAGCACGCCCACGCCGACCTGAGCGCCTACCGCGAACTCGTCGACGCCGGCCCGACGGAGTTCACCGGCTTCGACGAACTCACTTCGGATGCAACGATTCTCGGGATCTTCGTCGACGGCAGGCGCGTCCCGGTCGTCGCCCACGGTGCGGCAGGCCCCGACGGCGCAGCGTTCGAACGCGTCGAACTCGTCCTCGATCGCACACCGCTGTACGCGGAGTCCGGCGGTCAGATCGCCGACGTCGGCACCATCTCGGGCATCGGGTCGAGCGGCACCGCCAAGGCCGCCGTCACCGACGTGCAGAAGATCGCCAAGACGCTGTGGGTGCACCGGGTGAACGTGGAGTCCGGCGAGTTCGTCGAGGGCGACACGGTGTCCGCCGCCGTCGACCCGAAGTGGCGCCACGGCGCCACCCAGGGGCACTCCGGTACGCACATGGTGCACGCCGCGTTGCGACAGGTGTTGGGGCCGAACGCCGTTCAGGCGGGCTCGCTCAACCGGCCCGGCTACCTGCGGTTCGACTTCAACTGGCAGGGCTCGCTGTCCGACGAGCAGCGGTCGCAGATCGAAGAGGTCACCAACGAAGCCGTCGAGGCGGACTTCGCGGTCAACACCTTCAACACCGAACTCGACAAGGCCAAGGCGATGGGCGCCATGGCGCTCTTCGGCGAGAACTACCCCGACGAGGTGCGCGTCGTCGAGATCGGCGGACCGTTCTCCATCGAGCTGTGCGGCGGTACCCACGTGCACAATTCGGCGCAGATCGGGCCGGTCACGATCCTCGGCGAAGCCTCGGTCGGATCCGGCGTGCGCCGCGTCGAGGCCTACGTCGGGCTCGACTCGTTCCGGCACCTCGCCAAGGAACGTGCCCTCATGGCCGGACTGGCGTCGTCGCTCAAGGTGCCGTCGGAGGAAGTGCCCGCGCGCGTCGCCAACCTCGTCGAGCGGCTGAAGGTCGCCGAGAAGGAACTCGACCGCATGCGGCTGGCAGGCGCGCGCGCCGCGGCGGCCAACGCGGCAGCCGGAGCGGAACTCGTGGGTAGGGTCCGTGTCGTGGCACAGCGGATGGCCGGCGGCATCTCGGCGGCCGATCTGCGCAGCCTGGTCGGTGAGATCAAGGGCAAGCTGGGCGCCGAGCCCGCGGTGGTCGCGCTGATCGCCGAGGGCGACGACGACGCGGTGCCGTTCGTCGTGGCCGTCAACGCCGGAGCCCAGGATCTGGGGCTCAGCGCCAACGACCTGGTCAAGGTGCTCGGCGCGCCGGTGAACGGACGCGGGGGCGGCAAGGCCGATCTCGCGCAGGGCTCGGGCCGCGGTGCCTCCGGCATCGACGCGGCGCTCGCCGCGCTCCGCGCCGAGGTAGGCCGGAGCTAG
- a CDS encoding YciI family protein — translation MKVFGDDEMQAMLATAKTYTLMVLRAGPNFGGPDTESVIWEHGRRNFGLRDDGRLAVVLPVTDDSGTCGVGVFAATIEETKAIMDGDPGVQSGVFVYDVHPCTGFPGDALR, via the coding sequence GTGAAGGTCTTCGGTGACGACGAGATGCAGGCCATGCTGGCGACGGCGAAGACCTACACCCTGATGGTGCTGCGGGCCGGGCCGAACTTCGGCGGGCCGGACACCGAGTCGGTGATCTGGGAGCACGGCCGCCGCAACTTCGGGCTGCGCGACGACGGTCGGCTGGCCGTCGTGCTGCCGGTCACCGACGACTCGGGCACCTGCGGCGTCGGGGTGTTCGCGGCCACGATCGAGGAGACGAAGGCGATCATGGACGGCGATCCCGGCGTCCAATCCGGCGTGTTCGTCTACGACGTGCATCCGTGCACGGGTTTCCCGGGCGACGCGTTGCGCTAG
- a CDS encoding GlsB/YeaQ/YmgE family stress response membrane protein encodes MTITGIITAILIGIVIGVLGRLVVPGRQNISVIVTILVGIVAAFLGTALARALGLPTATNGIDWIELLVQVVVAAIGVALVSALMGRRRTGVVRR; translated from the coding sequence ATGACCATCACCGGCATCATCACCGCGATCCTCATCGGCATCGTGATCGGCGTGCTCGGCCGACTCGTCGTACCTGGCAGGCAGAACATCTCCGTCATCGTGACGATCCTCGTCGGCATCGTCGCGGCGTTCCTGGGCACAGCCCTCGCTCGCGCGCTGGGCCTGCCCACCGCCACCAACGGCATCGACTGGATCGAACTCCTGGTCCAGGTCGTCGTCGCCGCCATCGGCGTCGCGCTCGTGTCCGCACTCATGGGACGTCGCCGCACCGGGGTCGTGCGCCGCTAG
- a CDS encoding SRPBCC family protein, giving the protein MTNALDLMAPVDTLAMDFTREFAASRQALFRAHAEPDLVARWLGPGDLKMTIDRWDFRTGGGYRYVHADADGEYAFNGVFHTVRENELIIQTFEFEGAPDMVNIEFLRFEDLGADCSRLRGRSICPSLEARDGLLSSGMEGGMVEAYDKLDALLRA; this is encoded by the coding sequence ATGACCAACGCACTCGACCTGATGGCGCCGGTGGACACGCTGGCGATGGACTTCACCCGCGAGTTCGCGGCGAGCAGGCAGGCGCTGTTCCGCGCGCACGCCGAACCCGACCTGGTGGCCCGGTGGCTCGGCCCGGGTGATTTGAAGATGACGATCGACCGGTGGGACTTCCGCACCGGCGGCGGATACCGCTACGTCCACGCCGACGCCGACGGCGAGTACGCGTTCAACGGCGTCTTCCACACCGTCCGGGAGAACGAACTCATCATCCAGACCTTCGAGTTCGAGGGTGCACCGGACATGGTCAACATCGAATTCCTGCGGTTCGAGGACTTGGGCGCCGACTGCAGCCGGCTCCGCGGTCGATCGATCTGCCCGAGCCTCGAAGCTCGCGACGGTCTGCTGTCGTCGGGAATGGAGGGCGGCATGGTCGAGGCGTACGACAAGCTGGATGCCTTGCTCAGGGCCTGA
- a CDS encoding zinc-binding metallopeptidase family protein gives MRDFICPNCGQRLAFENSVCLSCKSKLGFSLDDMAFLVIAEGSESEHGGAVDASEYQLCANLHLAKCNWLVEVAPVRKLCTSCALTRTRPRDGDTVALASFAAAEKAKRRLIVELVDLKLPIVGRDDDPHFGLAFDLLSSADEKVFTGHANGVITLDLAEGDDVHRQQLRIAMDEPYRTLLGHFRHEIGHYYYYRLVGTAPEYQQRARELFGDADADYQAALDRHYSQGAPAGWNKDFVSSYATMHPAEDWAETFAHYLHIRDTLDTAAAFSFAPAAATFDRRNLGPSGFDAIIEMWLPLSWALNMVNRSMGHDDLYPFVLPPAVLEKMRFIHTVIDEVTSDPAKLAAAAGG, from the coding sequence GTGCGTGACTTCATCTGCCCCAACTGCGGTCAGCGGCTGGCGTTCGAGAACTCGGTGTGTCTGTCCTGCAAGAGCAAGCTCGGCTTCTCTCTCGACGACATGGCGTTCCTGGTCATCGCCGAGGGGTCCGAGAGCGAACACGGCGGCGCCGTGGACGCCAGCGAATACCAGCTCTGCGCGAATCTCCATCTGGCGAAGTGCAACTGGCTGGTCGAGGTGGCGCCCGTGCGCAAGCTGTGCACGTCGTGTGCGCTGACCAGGACGCGTCCCCGGGACGGGGACACGGTGGCGCTGGCCTCCTTCGCCGCCGCGGAGAAGGCCAAGCGGCGGTTGATCGTCGAGCTGGTGGACCTGAAGCTCCCCATCGTCGGCCGCGACGACGATCCCCACTTCGGCCTGGCCTTCGACCTGCTGTCCAGCGCGGACGAGAAGGTGTTCACCGGTCATGCGAACGGCGTCATCACCCTCGACCTGGCCGAGGGCGACGACGTGCACCGCCAGCAACTCCGCATCGCCATGGACGAGCCGTATCGCACACTGCTCGGCCACTTCCGGCACGAGATCGGGCATTACTACTACTACCGGCTCGTCGGTACCGCCCCCGAGTATCAGCAACGGGCACGGGAGCTGTTCGGCGACGCCGACGCCGACTATCAGGCCGCGCTCGACCGGCACTACAGCCAGGGCGCGCCCGCGGGGTGGAACAAGGACTTCGTCTCGTCGTATGCCACCATGCACCCCGCCGAGGACTGGGCCGAGACGTTCGCCCACTACCTGCACATCCGCGACACCCTGGACACCGCAGCGGCGTTCAGCTTCGCACCAGCGGCGGCCACCTTCGACCGGCGCAACCTCGGGCCGAGCGGCTTCGACGCCATCATCGAGATGTGGCTGCCGCTGTCCTGGGCGCTCAACATGGTGAACCGGTCGATGGGGCATGACGACCTGTATCCGTTCGTCCTACCGCCCGCGGTGCTGGAGAAGATGCGCTTCATCCACACCGTGATCGACGAAGTGACCTCGGACCCGGCCAAGCTGGCGGCGGCGGCGGGCGGCTAG
- a CDS encoding ArsR/SmtB family transcription factor — MRSDGDADGLDRAFLALADPVRRAIVARLSRGPATVNELAEPFDITKQAVSKHIQVLEQAGLVTRSRDAQRRPVHLDAAALEALTSWIDRYRLDAERNYRRLDGLLAAMSENTENTRENEEKDR; from the coding sequence TTGAGGAGTGATGGCGATGCGGACGGACTCGACCGGGCCTTCCTGGCGCTGGCCGATCCAGTTCGCCGGGCGATCGTGGCGCGCTTGTCGCGGGGTCCGGCAACGGTCAACGAGTTGGCCGAGCCGTTCGACATCACGAAGCAGGCGGTGTCCAAGCACATTCAGGTGCTCGAGCAGGCCGGCCTGGTCACCCGGAGCCGGGACGCCCAGCGCAGGCCCGTTCATCTCGACGCGGCGGCACTCGAGGCGCTGACGTCGTGGATCGACCGGTATCGGCTGGACGCCGAACGCAACTACCGCCGGCTAGACGGGCTGCTGGCGGCGATGTCGGAGAACACGGAGAACACCAGAGAGAACGAGGAGAAGGACCGATGA
- a CDS encoding DUF3097 domain-containing protein, whose translation MNDRYGSDVLASDPHSRRRPKSTKRVAEIGLVVEDAQSGYVGAIVGVEYGAIKLEDRHGRRKSFPLGPGYLLDGKPVILNPPPRRPAPKAPTRTASGSVAVANVRARTALASRIYVEGRHDAELVEQVWGDDLRIEGVVVEYLGGVDDLAAIVAEFRPGPGRRLGVLVDHLVRGSKEARFAADVARGPGGAHTLVVGHPFIDIWQAVKPARIGATAWPVVPRGVDWKHGVCDALGWPHRDQADIARAWQRIRGSVRDWTDLEPELIGRVEELIDFVTQPAD comes from the coding sequence GTGAACGATCGATACGGCTCCGACGTGCTCGCCAGCGACCCACACTCGCGGAGGCGGCCGAAGTCCACCAAGCGCGTCGCCGAGATCGGCCTGGTGGTCGAGGACGCGCAGAGCGGCTACGTCGGTGCGATCGTCGGCGTCGAGTACGGCGCGATCAAGCTGGAGGACCGGCACGGCAGGCGCAAGTCCTTCCCGCTCGGCCCGGGATACCTGCTCGACGGCAAGCCGGTCATCCTCAACCCGCCGCCGCGACGGCCCGCACCCAAGGCGCCGACGCGCACGGCGTCGGGCTCGGTGGCGGTCGCGAACGTGCGCGCCCGCACGGCGCTCGCCAGCCGGATCTACGTCGAGGGCCGCCACGACGCCGAACTCGTCGAACAGGTGTGGGGCGACGACCTGCGCATCGAGGGCGTGGTCGTCGAATACCTCGGTGGCGTAGACGATCTGGCGGCGATCGTCGCAGAGTTCCGCCCCGGGCCTGGCCGGCGACTCGGCGTCCTCGTCGATCACCTGGTGCGGGGATCGAAGGAGGCCCGCTTCGCCGCCGACGTGGCGCGTGGGCCGGGGGGAGCGCACACCCTGGTGGTCGGGCACCCGTTCATCGACATCTGGCAGGCCGTCAAACCCGCCCGGATCGGCGCCACGGCGTGGCCCGTCGTTCCCCGGGGGGTGGACTGGAAGCACGGCGTGTGCGACGCGCTCGGCTGGCCGCACCGGGATCAGGCCGACATCGCCAGGGCCTGGCAACGCATCCGCGGGAGCGTGCGGGACTGGACCGATCTGGAGCCGGAGCTGATCGGCCGCGTCGAGGAACTGATCGACTTCGTCACGCAGCCCGCCGACTGA